The proteins below are encoded in one region of Aestuariivirga litoralis:
- a CDS encoding NAD(P)H-hydrate dehydratase, giving the protein MTLEILTPAEMYQADALASGVFGASSLKLMENAGRAAADAIIARFKKRHVAVICGPGNNGGDGFVVARLLAAKKWPVSVFLTCELIQLKGDAALMAKKWKGRVHPFASLGASFAGRNRPALIVDAIFGAGLNREFPLAWAEAIAAAKVPTVAIDVPSGLDGLTGRPIGACITADVTVTFFRKKPAHQLQPGRALCGEIVLADIGLPLQVLEEIRPRLWENSAPEFHALDVSGHKFTRGHAVVWSGPELATGASRLAALAAARVGAGLVSLTGAEDALRVQAAHVTSIMLKPAESDSALVSLLSDRRIKAFCIGPAAGVSHALRRKVLDGLKSGPACVLDADALTAFADAPQSLFEAIQAHPERGCVLTPHEGEFNRLFSLLKDSIESKVEVARRAAALSGAVVVLKGADTVIASPDGRARINSNAPPTLATAGSGDVLAGLITGLLAQGWDAFGAACAAVWLHGEAAARVPRRTLIAEDLIGMIGL; this is encoded by the coding sequence ATGACACTGGAAATTCTCACTCCTGCGGAAATGTATCAGGCCGATGCGCTGGCCTCTGGCGTGTTCGGCGCTTCCTCGCTCAAGCTGATGGAAAATGCCGGGCGCGCGGCGGCCGATGCGATCATTGCGCGCTTCAAGAAGCGGCATGTGGCAGTGATCTGCGGGCCGGGCAATAATGGCGGCGATGGTTTCGTGGTGGCGCGGTTGCTCGCTGCCAAAAAATGGCCGGTGAGCGTGTTCCTCACTTGCGAACTGATTCAGCTCAAGGGCGATGCCGCCTTGATGGCGAAGAAGTGGAAGGGGCGCGTGCATCCTTTTGCCAGCCTGGGGGCCAGCTTTGCGGGGCGGAACCGGCCAGCTTTGATTGTCGATGCGATCTTTGGCGCGGGGCTCAACCGGGAATTTCCACTGGCCTGGGCCGAGGCGATTGCGGCGGCGAAAGTTCCCACGGTGGCGATTGATGTGCCATCGGGGCTTGATGGTTTGACGGGGCGGCCGATTGGCGCCTGCATCACGGCTGATGTGACGGTGACATTCTTCCGCAAGAAGCCGGCGCATCAGTTGCAGCCGGGGCGCGCATTGTGCGGTGAAATTGTGCTGGCGGATATCGGCTTGCCGCTGCAGGTGCTGGAGGAAATACGCCCGCGGCTGTGGGAGAATTCAGCTCCGGAATTTCATGCGCTTGATGTGAGCGGGCATAAGTTCACCCGTGGGCATGCGGTGGTGTGGAGTGGGCCGGAACTTGCGACCGGAGCATCGCGGCTGGCGGCGCTGGCTGCGGCGCGGGTGGGGGCAGGGCTGGTGAGCCTAACGGGAGCTGAAGATGCGTTGAGGGTTCAGGCCGCGCATGTGACTTCGATCATGCTGAAGCCGGCGGAGAGCGATAGCGCGTTGGTTTCACTCCTCAGTGACCGGCGCATCAAGGCGTTTTGCATTGGGCCGGCGGCGGGCGTGTCGCATGCGCTGCGCCGCAAAGTTTTGGATGGGCTAAAATCGGGACCGGCCTGTGTGCTTGATGCAGACGCGCTGACGGCTTTTGCCGATGCGCCGCAGTCGCTGTTTGAGGCCATCCAGGCACACCCGGAACGGGGTTGCGTGCTGACCCCGCATGAAGGCGAATTCAATCGCCTTTTCAGCCTGTTGAAGGATTCAATTGAGAGCAAGGTAGAAGTGGCGCGGCGGGCTGCGGCGCTGTCCGGCGCGGTGGTGGTTTTGAAGGGGGCGGACACGGTGATCGCATCACCTGATGGGCGCGCAAGGATCAACAGCAATGCGCCGCCCACGCTGGCCACGGCGGGTTCAGGTGACGTTTTGGCGGGGCTGATCACGGGGCTTTTGGCTCAAGGATGGGATGCTTTTGGAGCCGCTTGTGCAGCTGTTTGGTTGCATGGGGAGGCCGCTGCGCGGGTTCCCCGGCGGACGCTGATTGCCGAGGACCTGATCGGGATGATTGGCCTGTGA
- a CDS encoding DMT family transporter, which yields MDSPGFLLLGTGLGLGLNFPLGKLAFAAGFAAPVWAAFISLGAGLVLLVVASQSEAWPQDKLGLIRFSFLSGFLSFVMPNLITFTVIPKIGSGLTGLMFAISPMMTALLSWAFNVRPPNKLTLMAIGLGFIGAVVIVFGKDGGVGGGISPWLLLALCIPFFLAAGNLYRSLGWPKDAGPRLLGSLTNLSAVPFLLIVALLLHGTIDLAPFGQAPLLAFSQLLASSLMFMLFFRLQQVGGPTYLSQIGYVGAAVGLFAGVTFLGESYPVEVWIGAAIIAVGISLSTYASTRG from the coding sequence ATGGACAGTCCCGGCTTCCTGCTGCTGGGCACCGGGCTGGGGCTGGGTTTGAATTTCCCGCTAGGCAAGCTGGCCTTTGCGGCGGGATTTGCGGCGCCGGTTTGGGCGGCTTTCATTTCACTGGGGGCAGGACTGGTGCTGCTGGTGGTTGCCTCGCAGTCGGAAGCCTGGCCGCAGGACAAATTGGGGTTGATCCGCTTTTCCTTTCTGTCTGGTTTTCTCTCCTTCGTGATGCCCAATCTGATCACCTTTACGGTGATCCCCAAGATCGGCAGCGGATTGACCGGGCTGATGTTTGCAATTTCACCGATGATGACGGCCTTGCTGTCCTGGGCGTTCAATGTGCGGCCTCCTAACAAGCTGACGCTGATGGCCATCGGGCTCGGCTTCATCGGCGCGGTGGTGATCGTGTTCGGCAAGGATGGCGGCGTGGGCGGCGGCATTTCGCCGTGGCTGCTGCTGGCGCTGTGCATTCCGTTCTTTCTGGCGGCGGGCAATCTCTATCGCAGCCTGGGCTGGCCCAAGGATGCAGGGCCGCGGCTGCTGGGCAGCCTGACCAACCTGTCGGCCGTACCGTTTCTGCTGATTGTCGCATTGCTGCTGCATGGTACGATTGATCTTGCACCATTTGGGCAAGCGCCGCTTCTAGCCTTTTCGCAGCTACTGGCATCCAGCCTGATGTTCATGCTGTTCTTCCGGCTGCAGCAGGTGGGCGGCCCGACTTATCTGAGCCAGATCGGTTATGTGGGCGCGGCGGTGGGGCTGTTTGCCGGGGTGACGTTTCTGGGAGAGAGCTACCCAGTTGAAGTGTGGATAGGGGCGGCGATCATCGCGGTGGGGATTTCGCTTTCAACTTACGCTTCTACACGCGGCTAA
- a CDS encoding ThuA domain-containing protein, protein MTKKKALIVWGGWEGHTPERSAHVIRDMLAAKDFDVRVENSTAAFADPAIHKMNLIVPMITMSVIGEEEVQNLCDAVRSGVGLGGFHGLMCDSFRNETEYQFMTGGQWVSHPGNIIDYRVNVTKPNDPIMQGIADFDYRSEQYYMHVDPANEVLATTTFDGTHCDFIKGVVMPVAWKKIYGKARVFYCALGHTADEFAVPQFRTMVERGLLWAAT, encoded by the coding sequence ATGACGAAGAAGAAAGCTCTGATCGTCTGGGGCGGATGGGAAGGCCACACGCCTGAACGTTCCGCTCACGTCATCCGCGATATGCTGGCCGCCAAAGATTTCGATGTGCGGGTGGAAAACTCCACCGCCGCTTTCGCTGATCCCGCCATCCACAAAATGAACCTCATCGTGCCAATGATCACCATGTCGGTGATCGGCGAGGAGGAAGTGCAGAACCTGTGCGACGCGGTGCGCAGCGGAGTGGGCCTCGGCGGCTTTCACGGGCTGATGTGCGATTCATTCCGCAACGAAACCGAATATCAGTTCATGACTGGCGGCCAGTGGGTGTCCCATCCCGGCAACATTATCGATTACCGCGTGAATGTGACCAAGCCAAACGATCCTATCATGCAGGGCATCGCCGATTTCGATTACCGCTCCGAGCAATATTATATGCATGTGGACCCCGCCAATGAAGTGCTGGCCACCACGACTTTTGACGGCACGCATTGCGACTTCATCAAGGGCGTTGTCATGCCGGTGGCCTGGAAGAAAATCTATGGCAAGGCCCGCGTGTTCTATTGCGCGCTGGGTCACACGGCAGATGAATTCGCTGTGCCACAATTCCGTACCATGGTGGAACGCGGCCTGCTCTGGGCGGCGACTTAG
- the hspQ gene encoding heat shock protein HspQ, giving the protein MSILPNAKFQIGQVVRHRLFSFRGVIFDVDPVFNNTEEWWNSIPAEARPRKDQPFYHLLAENEDTEYVAYVSEQNLLVDDNAEPVRHPQVGEYFVGFDRDHNCYQLKPRRAH; this is encoded by the coding sequence ATGAGCATTCTTCCCAACGCCAAATTTCAGATCGGCCAGGTTGTCCGGCACCGCCTGTTCTCGTTCCGCGGTGTGATTTTTGATGTCGATCCGGTCTTCAACAACACTGAGGAATGGTGGAACTCGATCCCTGCCGAAGCCCGCCCCCGCAAGGACCAACCCTTCTATCATCTCCTCGCCGAGAACGAGGATACGGAATATGTGGCCTATGTCTCCGAGCAGAACTTGCTGGTTGATGACAATGCCGAGCCCGTGCGCCACCCGCAGGTGGGCGAATATTTCGTCGGCTTTGACCGCGACCACAATTGTTACCAGCTGAAGCCCCGGCGCGCGCACTAA
- a CDS encoding FAD-dependent monooxygenase codes for MTDYTAIVSGAGPAGLAAATLLAQEGVKTAVIAPGIQDDPRTTALMQPAMKLLSFIGVWPGTIKDHSAPLKRLRLVDDLQHLVSAPAIEFAALEMNLEEFGFNVPLTHLVPALKARAEAVGVTFINAKSESATDQGTQISVTTDDGQQISAQVLLAADGAKSQLRSALGFSLATSRYDQMALVTSFDHSGPHDDVSTEWHKQDGPFTTVPLPGRRSSLVWMARPEKIEQLLALTGQELATEIQLESHGTLGRISNVTPRKTFAMKMQRATTLARSRTLLIGESAHMMPPIGAQGLNLSLRDAATAADLIIGAEDPGAASVCAAYDKARRVDVMARLSVTSLLNHSLLSGLEGFHLARATALAAVEKFPPLRHAALRQGLQGAGPLPFAMR; via the coding sequence ATGACGGATTACACCGCCATCGTCTCCGGCGCGGGGCCAGCAGGCCTCGCCGCCGCAACTTTGCTGGCGCAAGAAGGCGTGAAGACGGCCGTGATCGCGCCCGGTATTCAGGACGATCCGCGCACCACCGCACTGATGCAGCCGGCGATGAAGCTGCTGTCTTTCATCGGCGTGTGGCCAGGTACCATCAAGGACCACAGCGCGCCGTTGAAGCGTTTGCGTCTGGTCGATGATCTGCAGCATCTCGTCTCAGCACCCGCAATCGAATTCGCCGCCCTGGAAATGAACCTGGAGGAATTCGGCTTCAACGTGCCGCTCACACATCTCGTCCCGGCTTTGAAGGCGCGCGCCGAAGCGGTAGGCGTCACCTTCATCAATGCCAAGAGCGAAAGCGCCACCGATCAAGGCACGCAGATCAGCGTCACCACAGATGATGGCCAGCAAATTTCAGCACAGGTGCTGCTGGCGGCCGACGGCGCCAAATCACAGCTGCGCAGCGCGCTCGGCTTTTCACTCGCCACCTCGCGCTATGACCAAATGGCTCTGGTCACCAGCTTTGATCATTCCGGCCCGCATGACGATGTCTCGACCGAATGGCACAAGCAGGATGGCCCCTTCACCACCGTGCCCTTGCCCGGCCGCCGTTCCAGCTTGGTCTGGATGGCCCGCCCGGAAAAGATCGAGCAGCTGCTGGCCCTCACCGGCCAAGAGCTCGCCACCGAAATCCAGCTGGAAAGCCATGGCACTCTGGGCCGCATCTCCAATGTCACCCCGCGCAAGACCTTCGCCATGAAGATGCAACGCGCCACCACTTTGGCGAGGTCGCGCACTTTGCTCATCGGCGAATCCGCCCATATGATGCCGCCCATCGGCGCCCAGGGCCTCAACCTTTCGCTGCGTGATGCCGCCACTGCGGCTGATCTGATCATCGGGGCTGAAGACCCCGGTGCGGCCTCCGTCTGCGCCGCCTATGACAAGGCCCGCCGTGTGGATGTGATGGCCAGGCTGTCCGTCACCAGCTTGCTCAATCACTCGCTTCTGTCGGGTCTTGAGGGTTTCCACCTCGCCCGCGCTACCGCCTTGGCCGCAGTGGAGAAATTCCCACCTCTGCGCCATGCCGCATTGCGCCAGGGACTGCAGGGTGCAGGGCCACTGCCTTTTGCCATGCGCTAA
- a CDS encoding glutathione S-transferase N-terminal domain-containing protein codes for MKLYGDLISPFVRMSMITALECDLGMRVQLVNMRAAPDKVTAELEALSPIAKVPVLETEHGHALYDSRVIMEYFCHVSGNKKLLPDEGNKHFRVLTLLALACGLGDASVTLRYEQFSRPRDAVWPEFEARQKARLAACMKEMQGKWLGEMAEVNLGSIAAAVVLHYIDLRSLAPGWRETFPQLSEWHSAFIKRDSFRNTEPKA; via the coding sequence ATGAAACTGTACGGCGATCTGATTTCCCCCTTCGTGCGCATGAGCATGATCACCGCCCTTGAATGTGATCTCGGCATGCGGGTGCAGCTGGTCAACATGCGCGCCGCCCCCGACAAGGTCACGGCAGAGCTGGAGGCCCTCTCGCCCATCGCCAAGGTGCCGGTGCTGGAGACCGAACATGGCCATGCGCTCTATGACAGCCGGGTGATCATGGAATATTTCTGTCATGTGTCTGGCAACAAGAAGCTGCTGCCGGATGAGGGCAACAAGCATTTCCGGGTTCTCACTTTGCTGGCGCTGGCATGTGGACTCGGCGATGCTTCAGTGACGCTGCGCTATGAACAATTCTCGCGGCCCCGGGATGCAGTCTGGCCGGAATTCGAAGCCCGCCAGAAGGCTCGCCTCGCCGCCTGCATGAAAGAGATGCAAGGCAAATGGCTGGGCGAAATGGCCGAGGTCAATCTCGGCAGCATCGCCGCCGCCGTGGTGCTGCATTACATTGATCTGCGCAGCCTCGCCCCCGGCTGGCGCGAAACCTTCCCGCAATTGAGTGAATGGCACAGCGCCTTCATCAAGCGCGATTCCTTCCGCAACACCGAGCCCAAGGCCTGA
- a CDS encoding tyramine oxidase, whose amino-acid sequence MTKRAPLALMILLCLAGLAFSAPAVPDKKGPFGPLDALTPDEITLAVKILTDSKNADANTVYPAVTLMPGEKDVMRAWKPGTPFTRSAFVVLRRNLITYEAVIDLSAKKLVSFTPKPAAQPMIMDFEWDKGRDAFIADPRYKAALEKRKLKEADVFCTPNSAGYFPGDGLDGKRVVKIPCFVKDNGISAVAARPVEGLMGIVDTDSGQVLDVIDNGVVDMPPMPAGYSDADPKLGPALKPIAIMAPQGTNIQVSGNLDIKWANWSLHARADKRAGLILNLIRFQDGARLRDVAYQLNLSEIFVPYMDPDPTWSYRTFMDAGEFGIGYQISSLRPGVDCPLASYYFDLTFPNDIGGTYTRPTALCVFERATGDPSWRHYTAADQYVNGIPQTEMVVRHVATLGNYDYLIDYVFTPQGNITMKVGATGFDAIKGTAVKDMDDPNAAEATKYGNLIAPYTIAPNHDHYFSFRMDLDVDGEKNALVRDSIMPAAIPNSKTRKSLWTVKSDRYAAEGPVAPEHGAAGETWRVINPNEKTGLKYNPGYLIDGAHSVTSVLDKADPPQYRAGFTAYALWATHYAADEQWSAGLYPNLATKDEGLPAFVAQKRSINNEDLVLWYTMGFRHVPRPEDYPILPTYWHEVTLRPSFFFDKDPSMTFNPGILAPPPAEKPSDKQPTKQPKKKP is encoded by the coding sequence ATGACAAAGCGCGCGCCTCTCGCCCTGATGATTCTCCTCTGCCTTGCCGGGCTGGCCTTTTCCGCCCCCGCAGTGCCGGACAAGAAGGGCCCCTTCGGCCCGCTCGACGCTTTGACGCCGGATGAAATAACCCTGGCCGTCAAAATCCTCACCGACAGCAAGAATGCCGATGCCAACACCGTCTACCCCGCTGTCACCTTGATGCCGGGCGAGAAGGACGTGATGCGCGCCTGGAAGCCTGGCACGCCCTTCACAAGATCGGCCTTCGTGGTCCTGCGCCGCAACCTCATCACTTATGAAGCGGTGATCGATCTTTCCGCCAAAAAACTCGTATCGTTCACGCCTAAACCCGCGGCCCAGCCGATGATCATGGATTTCGAATGGGATAAGGGCCGCGATGCCTTCATCGCCGACCCGCGCTACAAGGCCGCCCTCGAAAAGCGCAAGCTCAAGGAGGCGGATGTCTTCTGCACGCCCAATTCCGCCGGCTATTTCCCCGGTGACGGCCTCGACGGCAAGCGCGTCGTCAAAATCCCCTGCTTCGTGAAAGACAATGGCATCAGCGCCGTGGCCGCCCGCCCGGTGGAGGGCCTGATGGGCATCGTCGATACCGATTCCGGCCAGGTGCTGGATGTGATCGATAATGGCGTTGTTGATATGCCGCCCATGCCGGCGGGTTACAGTGATGCAGATCCGAAACTCGGCCCCGCCCTGAAGCCGATCGCCATCATGGCCCCACAAGGCACCAACATCCAGGTCAGCGGCAATCTCGATATCAAATGGGCGAACTGGTCGCTGCATGCAAGGGCCGACAAACGCGCTGGATTGATCCTCAATCTCATCCGTTTCCAGGATGGCGCGCGGCTGCGCGATGTGGCCTATCAGCTCAATCTCTCGGAAATTTTCGTGCCCTACATGGACCCCGACCCGACATGGTCCTACCGCACCTTCATGGATGCCGGTGAATTCGGCATCGGTTATCAAATCTCAAGCCTGCGTCCCGGCGTCGATTGCCCGCTGGCCTCCTATTATTTCGATCTCACCTTCCCCAATGACATTGGCGGCACCTACACTAGGCCCACTGCTTTGTGCGTGTTCGAACGCGCCACCGGCGATCCGTCCTGGCGGCACTATACGGCGGCCGACCAATATGTGAACGGCATACCGCAAACCGAAATGGTGGTGCGCCATGTGGCCACGCTCGGCAATTATGACTATCTGATCGACTATGTGTTTACCCCGCAGGGCAACATCACCATGAAGGTCGGGGCCACCGGCTTCGACGCCATCAAGGGCACCGCGGTGAAGGACATGGATGATCCGAATGCAGCAGAAGCCACCAAATACGGCAACCTGATCGCGCCCTATACGATTGCTCCCAACCACGATCATTATTTCTCCTTCCGGATGGACCTTGATGTGGATGGTGAAAAGAACGCGCTGGTGCGCGACAGCATCATGCCCGCCGCAATCCCCAATTCAAAAACCCGCAAATCGCTGTGGACGGTGAAGTCAGATCGCTACGCCGCGGAAGGCCCGGTGGCGCCGGAGCATGGCGCTGCCGGCGAAACATGGCGCGTGATCAACCCCAATGAAAAGACCGGTCTGAAATACAATCCTGGTTACCTGATTGATGGCGCCCACAGCGTCACCTCGGTGCTCGACAAGGCCGACCCGCCGCAATATCGCGCCGGTTTCACCGCCTATGCACTCTGGGCCACACATTATGCGGCGGATGAGCAATGGTCTGCCGGGCTCTATCCCAATCTCGCCACCAAGGATGAAGGCCTGCCCGCCTTCGTGGCGCAGAAGCGCTCGATCAACAATGAAGACCTGGTGCTCTGGTACACGATGGGCTTCCGCCATGTGCCACGGCCCGAGGACTATCCGATCCTGCCCACCTATTGGCATGAAGTGACTTTGCGCCCGTCCTTCTTCTTTGACAAAGACCCGTCCATGACGTTCAATCCCGGCATCCTGGCACCACCGCCCGCGGAAAAGCCATCCGACAAACAACCCACCAAGCAGCCAAAGAAAAAACCATGA
- a CDS encoding ATP-binding protein, with protein MSKSTELAELKRISEALSRLAPAPPATPDFSKVAALVWNGPQAGLAAVAKVNRVDVDLLKGIGQAKDTLLENTTRFAKGLPANNALLWGARGMGKSSLVKSAHAKIAKTVPALKIIEIHREDINSLPQLMAILRAAAKFRFIVFCDDLSFDGDDTSYKSLKAALDGGLEGRPENVLFYATSNRRHLMPRDMIENERSTAISPSEAVQEKVSLSDRFGLWLGFHNCSQDDYFDMVHGYAKHFGLKIAKEDLEHRANEWSVTRGARSGRVAWQFIQDVAGRLGHKLG; from the coding sequence ATGTCGAAATCCACCGAATTGGCTGAGCTGAAACGCATTTCCGAGGCACTTTCACGCCTCGCACCAGCCCCGCCTGCAACGCCTGATTTCAGCAAGGTGGCCGCCTTGGTCTGGAACGGCCCGCAGGCTGGCTTGGCAGCTGTCGCCAAGGTCAACCGCGTGGATGTGGACCTATTGAAGGGCATCGGCCAGGCCAAGGACACTTTGCTGGAAAACACCACCCGCTTCGCCAAGGGCCTGCCCGCCAACAATGCGCTGCTCTGGGGCGCGCGCGGCATGGGCAAGTCGTCGCTGGTCAAGTCGGCTCATGCCAAGATTGCCAAGACGGTGCCCGCGCTCAAGATCATCGAAATCCACCGCGAAGATATCAACTCCCTGCCCCAGTTGATGGCCATCCTGCGCGCCGCAGCCAAGTTCCGCTTCATTGTGTTCTGCGACGATCTTTCGTTCGATGGTGATGACACCAGCTACAAGTCACTGAAGGCAGCTCTCGATGGCGGCCTCGAAGGCCGGCCTGAAAATGTGCTGTTCTATGCTACCTCGAACCGCCGCCACTTGATGCCGCGCGACATGATCGAGAATGAACGCTCCACCGCCATTTCGCCTTCTGAAGCGGTACAGGAAAAAGTCTCACTGTCGGATCGCTTCGGCCTCTGGCTCGGCTTTCACAACTGCTCGCAGGATGATTATTTCGACATGGTGCATGGCTATGCCAAGCATTTCGGCCTGAAGATTGCGAAAGAAGACCTTGAGCATCGGGCCAATGAGTGGTCGGTCACCCGTGGCGCGCGCTCGGGCCGCGTGGCCTGGCAGTTCATCCAGGATGTCGCAGGCCGCCTCGGTCACAAGCTTGGCTGA
- the yajC gene encoding preprotein translocase subunit YajC — MNIVPILAQAAPAPGAVDMFGMILPMLGILAVFYFFMIRPQQQKAKEHQKMLGQAERGDTIVTNGGLIGKIVKVVDDNELLVEVGPNVQVRVLRQGIADVRAKGEPQKLKKP; from the coding sequence ATGAATATCGTTCCAATTCTGGCGCAAGCTGCACCAGCACCCGGTGCCGTTGACATGTTCGGCATGATCCTGCCGATGCTCGGCATTCTCGCGGTGTTCTATTTCTTCATGATCCGCCCGCAGCAGCAGAAGGCCAAGGAACACCAGAAGATGCTGGGCCAGGCAGAACGCGGCGATACGATCGTGACCAATGGCGGCCTGATCGGCAAGATCGTCAAGGTTGTCGACGACAATGAACTGCTGGTCGAAGTTGGCCCCAATGTGCAGGTGCGCGTGCTGCGTCAGGGCATTGCCGATGTGCGTGCCAAGGGTGAACCGCAGAAGCTGAAGAAGCCCTGA
- the secD gene encoding protein translocase subunit SecD, producing the protein MFHYSRWRVLLILGTVLLGIVLALPNALDPLGYSNVMTRFGLKPMTLGLDLQGGSNILMEVDQKDLTDKLQQQLMGDIRLSLREQKVGYSGLGKTDNGVTVTVNKPEDTDKASTELKKLLNPVDSGVLSVGTAVNLFTLTQNGNQFVFAIDPIGFDAKTAGSIKQAIHVIELRINGLGTTESTIQQQGKGRISIQIPGLQDPDRVKTLLGSTAKLNFQLLCAEQATAPNSLPPPDCAAYPQKESVDAKLLEKQKTDATAQTLTDAELKALPQMWVQTSRQATVDGADLTDAQSTFDQNNSPVVSFKFNQKGAVRFGKLTADNVGKPFAIVLDGIVQSAPNINEAILTGSGQISGRFTVEQTNDLAITLRSGALPAKLAIVEERTVGPTLGADSIKAGVYASIAGLVFVMLFMLLPYGFWGIVADLALIVNLILLVGVMSFFGFTLTLPGIAGIVLTLGMAVDSNVLIYERIREEWRHGKSAMQSIETGFKAALSTVTDANVTTLIAAFVLFGVGSGPVRGFAITLAVGIVTTMFTAFVLTRLMVAAWVKRYKPKEINL; encoded by the coding sequence ATGTTTCATTATTCACGCTGGCGTGTTCTGCTGATTCTCGGCACGGTGCTTTTGGGCATCGTGCTGGCCTTGCCCAATGCTCTTGATCCCCTTGGTTACAGCAATGTGATGACCCGTTTTGGCCTCAAGCCGATGACCCTGGGCCTCGACTTGCAGGGCGGGTCCAACATCCTGATGGAAGTTGACCAGAAAGACCTGACCGACAAATTGCAGCAGCAGTTGATGGGCGACATTCGTCTCAGCCTGCGCGAACAGAAGGTGGGCTATAGCGGCCTCGGCAAGACCGACAATGGCGTGACCGTGACGGTGAACAAGCCGGAAGATACGGACAAGGCCTCAACCGAATTGAAGAAGCTGCTCAATCCGGTGGATTCGGGCGTGCTATCAGTCGGGACAGCGGTGAACCTCTTCACCCTGACACAGAATGGCAATCAGTTTGTCTTCGCGATTGATCCCATCGGTTTTGATGCCAAGACGGCTGGTTCGATCAAGCAGGCGATCCATGTGATCGAGCTGCGTATCAATGGGCTTGGCACGACGGAATCGACCATCCAGCAGCAGGGCAAGGGCCGCATATCAATTCAAATTCCTGGCCTGCAAGACCCTGACCGGGTGAAGACGCTGCTCGGCTCCACGGCGAAGCTCAACTTCCAACTGCTTTGCGCCGAGCAGGCCACGGCGCCGAATTCACTGCCACCGCCTGATTGCGCCGCCTATCCGCAAAAGGAAAGCGTGGACGCCAAGCTTCTGGAAAAGCAGAAGACGGATGCGACAGCCCAGACACTCACCGATGCCGAACTGAAGGCCCTGCCGCAGATGTGGGTGCAGACTTCGCGGCAGGCGACAGTTGACGGTGCTGATCTCACTGACGCGCAATCGACCTTTGACCAGAACAACTCTCCTGTTGTGTCGTTCAAGTTCAACCAGAAGGGTGCTGTGCGTTTCGGCAAGCTGACCGCCGATAATGTGGGCAAGCCATTCGCCATCGTTCTCGACGGCATCGTGCAGAGTGCCCCCAATATCAATGAAGCCATTCTCACGGGTTCAGGTCAGATTTCCGGCCGCTTTACAGTGGAGCAGACCAACGATCTCGCGATCACGCTGCGCTCTGGTGCATTGCCAGCCAAATTGGCCATCGTCGAAGAACGCACTGTGGGCCCGACGCTAGGTGCTGACTCGATCAAGGCTGGTGTTTACGCCTCGATTGCTGGCCTGGTTTTCGTCATGCTGTTCATGCTGCTGCCTTATGGCTTCTGGGGAATCGTTGCGGACCTCGCGCTGATCGTGAACCTGATTCTTCTGGTTGGTGTCATGTCATTCTTCGGTTTTACGCTCACGCTGCCCGGCATTGCCGGTATCGTGCTGACGCTGGGCATGGCGGTGGACTCCAATGTGCTGATCTATGAACGCATCCGAGAAGAATGGCGGCACGGCAAATCGGCCATGCAGTCGATTGAGACTGGATTCAAGGCGGCGCTCAGCACCGTCACCGATGCGAACGTCACCACACTTATTGCCGCCTTCGTGCTGTTCGGCGTGGGCTCTGGCCCGGTGCGTGGCTTTGCCATCACGCTGGCGGTCGGCATCGTTACCACCATGTTCACTGCTTTCGTTCTTACCCGTCTGATGGTTGCGGCCTGGGTCAAACGCTACAAGCCCAAGGAGATCAACCTCTGA